One region of Marivirga arenosa genomic DNA includes:
- a CDS encoding DUF4175 family protein, with the protein MNSKSNIAEILNKLTAYKKKYYLNKIVKGLILNIGFILFIILLVSGLEYSFQLNSPTRTVLFALALISLIAVSINFLIIPLYHLLGNGKHLSNDEAAKQIGQYFPEIKDKLLNIIQLNELSSTENSLISASISQKYKNISLFNFKESINIRKSNKSYLPYLLIPSVITVLVFMFSPNMITEGSYRVIKFNEDFIPKAPFQFQILNDELNGFKGEDFTLTAKLEGNEIPAELFINKEGVKQKFERTTDNQFKFTFKNIQSNVDFRLEAAGFYSNNYQLKIYEKPSIQEMNIKLDYPNYTGLDNDMINNSGNIIIPEGTVVNWLIQSKASDQISIEFKNESYSFNNATQNSYNLSKSLVNSSDYKLNLFNKESNYNQSINYSIEVIKDKYPEINLTPINDSTYFRQVAIAGEISDDYGFSKLNIVYNKLKDGQTVEKGKVPLQFDRKILNQKYFSLWQLDSLIEENTQIEYYVEVADNDGVNGAKYSKSSSFIFQLPDDEYIEESIKKTSQNTENQIDKSVKAYEGTNQKLEELENILKTKRKLNWEDKKLLEDIINENEKRREELKKIKNEFESNQAKRDRFNKQSPELKEKSEQLENLMEEMLQNENEELMEKIKSLLEEQNQSDEFRESVEDLKRKEQNKLKEMERLMELFKRMEIQYDMKQVGEKLKDLEEKQNTLSEENDKQRDTESNDNSDEFNSEEEKQEAVKEQKELNQEFDKIQEELREIEKRNQSLKQPNSLQDTKEKESEIELNQQNSLQKLQENNKSGASEDQKKSAEEMKEMSEMLSSMQMNMEMEMLQENIDDLRDIVDNLLKLSFRQEELMKSFREVNPSDPRFISLSEKQLAMQDDAQIVEDSLNSLAERVFQIKNFINKELDQMNESMEASVSALRERENGKAIAEQQFAMTAMNNLALMLDDVLEQMQMQMQASMGMGQQSKGNQQSPSLSDMQKSLNQKTKELSQGQREGRQFSEKLGELAAEQAKIRKMMEELQKQLGNNGEEGGKENGGNAGDIVEEMEKIEEELVNKRLNERLIERQQKIVTRLLESEKANQEQEEDEERKGETATDYEKNRIPNAFEEYIEEKKKEIEQLRNVPPNFTPYYKNEINKYYNRLKLKENQKQ; encoded by the coding sequence GTGAATTCGAAAAGTAACATAGCGGAAATTTTAAATAAGCTAACGGCTTACAAGAAAAAGTATTACTTAAATAAAATTGTTAAAGGCTTAATTTTAAATATAGGCTTTATCTTATTTATAATACTGCTTGTAAGTGGGTTAGAATATTCATTTCAACTCAACAGTCCTACTAGAACTGTTTTATTTGCACTAGCCTTAATAAGTTTAATAGCAGTTTCCATTAATTTTCTAATTATTCCTCTTTACCATTTATTAGGAAATGGAAAGCACTTAAGTAATGATGAGGCCGCAAAACAAATTGGACAGTATTTTCCTGAAATTAAAGATAAACTACTGAATATCATTCAGTTAAATGAATTATCAAGTACAGAAAACTCATTGATATCAGCTAGTATAAGTCAGAAATACAAAAATATTTCACTCTTCAATTTTAAGGAAAGTATTAACATTAGAAAATCTAATAAGAGCTATCTGCCTTATCTCTTAATTCCTTCCGTTATTACTGTATTGGTTTTCATGTTCTCTCCCAACATGATAACTGAAGGTAGTTATCGAGTTATTAAATTTAATGAAGATTTTATTCCTAAGGCTCCTTTTCAATTTCAAATTCTGAATGATGAACTGAATGGTTTTAAAGGTGAAGATTTTACTTTAACCGCAAAACTTGAAGGCAATGAAATCCCAGCAGAATTATTTATAAATAAGGAAGGAGTAAAACAAAAGTTTGAAAGAACCACCGACAATCAATTTAAATTCACTTTTAAAAACATTCAATCTAATGTAGACTTTAGGCTCGAAGCAGCTGGTTTCTATTCTAACAATTATCAATTGAAAATATATGAGAAACCAAGTATACAGGAAATGAATATCAAATTAGATTATCCTAATTATACTGGCCTTGATAATGATATGATCAATAACTCAGGGAATATCATTATTCCAGAAGGAACAGTAGTTAATTGGTTGATTCAAAGTAAAGCGAGTGATCAAATCTCTATTGAGTTTAAAAACGAATCATACAGTTTTAATAATGCGACTCAAAACAGTTATAATTTATCAAAATCTCTTGTAAATTCTTCAGATTATAAATTGAATTTATTTAATAAAGAAAGTAACTACAATCAATCTATTAACTATTCAATAGAAGTAATAAAAGATAAGTATCCTGAAATAAATTTAACCCCTATTAATGATAGTACCTATTTTAGGCAAGTAGCAATTGCGGGAGAGATCAGTGATGATTACGGATTCTCAAAATTGAATATTGTATACAATAAATTAAAGGATGGACAAACTGTAGAAAAAGGAAAGGTTCCTCTTCAATTTGATAGAAAAATTCTTAATCAGAAGTATTTCAGCTTATGGCAATTGGATTCCTTAATAGAAGAGAACACACAGATTGAATATTATGTAGAAGTAGCAGATAATGACGGAGTAAATGGTGCTAAATATTCAAAAAGTTCGAGCTTCATCTTTCAATTACCTGATGATGAATACATTGAGGAAAGTATTAAAAAAACAAGTCAAAACACTGAAAATCAGATAGATAAAAGTGTTAAGGCCTATGAAGGTACTAATCAAAAGCTGGAAGAATTAGAAAATATTCTTAAGACGAAACGAAAACTAAATTGGGAAGATAAAAAGCTCTTAGAAGATATTATTAATGAAAATGAGAAAAGAAGAGAAGAGTTAAAAAAGATTAAGAACGAATTTGAAAGCAATCAGGCAAAACGTGATCGATTCAATAAACAAAGCCCTGAGTTAAAAGAGAAATCAGAACAGCTTGAAAATTTAATGGAAGAAATGCTTCAAAATGAAAATGAAGAGTTAATGGAAAAAATTAAGTCTTTATTAGAGGAGCAAAATCAATCAGATGAATTTAGAGAATCGGTTGAAGACCTTAAGAGAAAGGAGCAAAATAAGTTGAAAGAGATGGAGCGTCTTATGGAACTATTCAAAAGAATGGAAATCCAATATGACATGAAGCAAGTAGGCGAAAAGCTTAAGGATTTAGAGGAAAAACAAAATACACTCTCTGAAGAAAACGATAAGCAAAGAGATACTGAATCAAATGATAATTCAGATGAATTTAATTCAGAAGAAGAAAAGCAAGAAGCTGTTAAAGAACAAAAAGAGCTAAATCAAGAATTTGATAAAATCCAAGAAGAGCTGAGAGAGATTGAAAAACGCAACCAGTCATTAAAACAGCCTAACTCTTTACAAGATACAAAGGAGAAAGAAAGTGAAATTGAATTAAATCAGCAGAATAGTTTACAGAAACTACAAGAAAACAATAAAAGTGGGGCTAGTGAAGATCAAAAGAAATCGGCCGAAGAAATGAAGGAGATGTCTGAAATGTTATCTTCTATGCAAATGAACATGGAAATGGAGATGCTTCAAGAAAATATTGATGATCTTAGAGATATAGTAGATAATCTTCTTAAACTTTCTTTCAGACAAGAGGAATTAATGAAATCCTTCAGGGAAGTTAACCCTAGCGACCCAAGATTTATTTCTTTATCTGAAAAGCAATTGGCCATGCAAGATGATGCACAAATTGTGGAAGATAGCTTGAATTCACTTGCTGAACGGGTTTTCCAGATAAAAAACTTTATTAATAAAGAATTGGATCAGATGAACGAATCCATGGAAGCAAGCGTATCAGCATTAAGAGAAAGAGAAAATGGCAAAGCAATTGCTGAACAACAGTTTGCTATGACTGCTATGAATAATTTAGCACTTATGTTAGATGACGTTCTGGAACAAATGCAGATGCAAATGCAAGCCTCTATGGGAATGGGTCAACAATCTAAAGGAAATCAACAATCGCCAAGTCTTTCAGACATGCAAAAATCACTTAATCAGAAAACAAAAGAGCTAAGTCAAGGACAAAGAGAAGGCAGACAGTTTTCTGAGAAATTAGGTGAATTAGCAGCTGAACAAGCTAAAATTCGTAAAATGATGGAAGAGTTACAAAAGCAGCTTGGTAATAATGGTGAAGAAGGTGGAAAGGAAAATGGTGGAAATGCAGGTGATATTGTTGAAGAAATGGAAAAGATAGAAGAGGAGTTAGTAAATAAAAGACTAAACGAAAGACTAATTGAAAGACAACAAAAAATTGTTACCAGGTTATTAGAATCAGAAAAGGCAAATCAAGAGCAAGAAGAAGATGAAGAAAGAAAAGGAGAAACTGCCACAGATTACGAGAAAAACCGAATACCTAATGCTTTTGAAGAATATATAGAAGAAAAGAAAAAGGAGATTGAACAGTTGAGAAACGTTCCTCCAAACTTTACACCTTATTATAAAAACGAAATCAATAAATATTATAATCGATTAAAATTAAAAGAAAACCAAAAACAATGA
- the mnmG gene encoding tRNA uridine-5-carboxymethylaminomethyl(34) synthesis enzyme MnmG gives MFQNYDLIVVGGGHAGCEAAAAAANMGSKVLLATMNMNTIAQMSCNPAVGGVAKGQIVREIDALGGYSGIIADKSMIQFRMLNKSKGPAMWSPRTQNDRMRFAEEWRLQLERIPNLDFWQEMVSGIIVEDNRVVGIETSMGLKIKAKAVVLTNGTFLNGLIHIGEKQFGGGRSAERASKGITEQLESLGFESGRMKTGTPPRVDGRTIDYTKIEEQKGDEVPEKFSFSNETKPLENQRSCHITYTNPIVHEILEDGFERSPMFNGRIQGLGPRYCPSIEDKINRFAERNRHQIFVEPEGWDTVEVYVNGFSTSLPEDIQYKAIREIEGFKNVKMFRPGYAIEYDFFPPTQLKTTLETKLVDNLYFAGQINGTTGYEEAACQGLMAGINAHLKINEKEEFILNRSEAYIGVLIDDLINKGTEEPYRMFTSRAEHRILLRQDNADVRLTPLGHKIGLASDERLKQVEEKQSRIDAFIKGLKTHKVKPNTVNDKLTEIKSSPIKEKTNAYSILKRPEISFKQLQFIEQDLNDMISSYTKEVVEASEINIKYESYIEKENQLIEKMRNLEDLKIKDSLDFNAIPALSSEAKEKLRKVRPQTLGQASRISGVTPADISILMVYLGR, from the coding sequence ATGTTTCAAAATTACGACTTGATAGTAGTAGGAGGTGGTCATGCAGGTTGTGAAGCAGCAGCGGCTGCAGCTAATATGGGTTCAAAGGTATTATTAGCTACCATGAATATGAATACTATTGCTCAAATGTCTTGTAACCCAGCGGTAGGTGGGGTAGCAAAAGGGCAAATCGTTAGAGAAATTGATGCATTGGGTGGTTATTCTGGTATCATAGCGGATAAATCTATGATTCAATTTCGAATGCTTAATAAGTCCAAAGGTCCTGCAATGTGGAGTCCTCGTACACAAAATGATAGAATGCGTTTTGCTGAAGAGTGGAGATTACAATTGGAAAGAATACCCAATCTCGATTTCTGGCAAGAAATGGTTTCTGGAATCATAGTAGAAGATAATAGGGTAGTAGGTATTGAAACCAGTATGGGCCTAAAAATAAAGGCGAAAGCGGTTGTTCTTACGAATGGTACTTTCCTTAATGGGCTTATACATATAGGTGAAAAACAATTTGGTGGTGGACGTTCAGCGGAAAGAGCTTCTAAGGGTATAACAGAACAATTAGAAAGTCTTGGCTTTGAATCAGGAAGGATGAAGACGGGTACTCCACCTAGAGTTGACGGAAGAACAATAGACTACACTAAAATAGAGGAACAAAAAGGAGATGAAGTACCTGAAAAGTTCTCCTTTTCAAATGAGACAAAACCTTTAGAGAATCAAAGAAGCTGTCATATCACCTATACAAATCCTATAGTTCACGAAATATTAGAGGATGGCTTTGAAAGATCACCGATGTTTAATGGCAGAATACAAGGTTTAGGTCCTAGATATTGTCCTTCTATAGAAGATAAGATTAATAGATTTGCAGAAAGAAATAGACATCAAATATTTGTTGAGCCTGAAGGATGGGATACTGTTGAAGTTTATGTGAATGGATTTTCAACTTCATTACCAGAAGATATTCAGTATAAGGCCATCAGAGAAATTGAAGGATTCAAGAATGTAAAAATGTTCAGACCTGGCTATGCCATTGAATATGACTTCTTTCCTCCAACGCAATTGAAGACAACACTAGAAACTAAACTAGTAGATAATCTGTATTTTGCAGGTCAAATAAATGGTACCACTGGTTATGAAGAGGCGGCTTGCCAAGGCTTAATGGCAGGTATAAATGCTCATTTGAAAATTAATGAGAAAGAAGAATTCATTCTTAATAGATCAGAAGCATATATTGGTGTTCTTATAGATGACTTAATCAATAAAGGGACGGAAGAGCCTTATAGAATGTTTACCTCCAGAGCAGAACACAGAATCTTATTAAGGCAAGATAATGCAGACGTTAGATTAACTCCTTTAGGTCATAAGATTGGATTAGCTTCAGATGAACGATTAAAACAGGTTGAAGAAAAACAGTCAAGAATTGATGCGTTTATTAAAGGATTGAAAACTCATAAAGTAAAGCCTAATACTGTTAATGATAAACTTACTGAAATTAAGTCTTCTCCTATTAAGGAGAAAACAAATGCCTATAGTATCTTAAAACGTCCTGAGATTTCATTTAAGCAATTACAGTTTATTGAGCAAGATTTAAATGATATGATCAGTAGTTATACTAAAGAAGTGGTAGAAGCATCTGAGATAAACATTAAATATGAAAGTTATATAGAAAAAGAGAATCAGCTAATTGAAAAAATGAGAAATCTTGAAGATTTAAAGATTAAAGATTCTTTAGACTTCAATGCTATCCCTGCATTATCATCTGAGGCAAAAGAAAAGTTAAGAAAGGTAAGACCTCAAACATTAGGACAGGCATCAAGAATCAGTGGAGTAACTCCAGCTGATATTTCAATTTTAATGGTTTATTTAGGTAGATAA
- a CDS encoding class I SAM-dependent methyltransferase, translating to MNYENLTDCPVCGGSNLKNHKVVKDHSVSQESFNIMMCDNCNFQFTNPRPDEENIGKYYNSEEYISHSDKANSPINFIYKIARKYALSSKRKLINSVANHKKGRLLDYGCGTGYFLENMKSNGWKVYGIEPNEKARSIATEKAKVKENIEQLNLKNKKFDVITLWHVLEHIHDLNDIIKQLKSILKEKGKLVIAVPNIDSYEQSFYEEHWAAYDVPRHLYHFSQDTMNTLMLKHGLKVKKVYPMKLDAYYISLLSNKYKFQKNKFIKSILTGYKSNSYANKNQNNYSSLIYIIKK from the coding sequence ATGAATTACGAAAATTTAACAGATTGCCCTGTTTGTGGTGGATCAAATTTAAAAAATCATAAAGTAGTTAAAGATCATTCAGTTAGTCAGGAATCATTCAATATAATGATGTGTGATAATTGTAATTTTCAATTCACAAACCCAAGACCTGATGAGGAGAATATAGGAAAGTATTATAATTCTGAAGAATATATATCACACTCAGACAAGGCTAATTCCCCTATTAACTTTATATATAAGATTGCAAGAAAGTATGCATTGTCTTCTAAAAGGAAATTAATTAATTCTGTTGCTAATCATAAAAAAGGTAGACTTTTAGATTATGGATGCGGAACCGGATACTTTCTTGAAAATATGAAAAGTAATGGCTGGAAAGTATATGGTATTGAACCCAATGAAAAAGCCCGATCTATTGCAACAGAAAAAGCAAAGGTTAAAGAAAATATTGAACAGCTCAATTTAAAGAATAAGAAGTTTGATGTTATTACGCTATGGCATGTATTAGAACACATACATGATCTTAATGACATCATCAAACAATTAAAATCAATATTAAAAGAAAAAGGCAAATTAGTAATAGCAGTTCCTAATATTGATAGTTATGAGCAATCATTTTATGAAGAGCATTGGGCTGCATATGATGTACCAAGACATCTCTACCATTTTAGCCAGGATACCATGAACACATTAATGCTCAAACATGGTTTAAAAGTGAAGAAAGTCTATCCAATGAAATTAGATGCATATTACATAAGTTTATTAAGTAATAAATATAAATTTCAAAAGAATAAATTCATAAAATCTATCTTAACAGGTTATAAATCAAATAGTTACGCTAATAAAAATCAAAATAATTATTCAAGTCTTATATATATAATCAAAAAATGA
- a CDS encoding ATP-binding protein yields MSEISISIPSLSENIRIVESFIDNAKERFSLDDDIYGNIMIAVTESVNNAIIHGNDGNKDKNVYLSLNMEENTITFNISDEGQGFDYNSLPDPTAPENIDKPGGRGIFLMKALSDELSFEQEGKTVKLSFYIS; encoded by the coding sequence ATGAGTGAGATCAGTATAAGTATTCCATCTCTTAGTGAAAACATCAGAATTGTTGAAAGCTTTATCGACAATGCTAAAGAGAGATTCAGTTTAGACGATGACATTTACGGCAATATTATGATTGCTGTAACAGAATCAGTTAATAATGCTATAATTCATGGGAATGATGGAAATAAAGATAAGAATGTGTATCTATCCTTAAATATGGAAGAGAATACCATCACCTTTAATATTTCTGATGAAGGACAAGGTTTTGATTATAATTCATTGCCTGACCCTACAGCTCCTGAAAATATTGATAAACCAGGCGGAAGAGGTATCTTTCTTATGAAAGCATTAAGCGATGAATTAAGTTTTGAACAAGAAGGTAAGACTGTAAAATTAAGCTTCTACATCAGTTAA
- the ybeY gene encoding rRNA maturation RNase YbeY, whose protein sequence is MDNIYFFKEDCQFDLRKLKKHKKWLNQLADQYKYEIAEINYIFCSDEYLHKINLDYLDHDTYTDIITFDLNDSEEQNNLIESDIFISIDRIKENANNLKIGFEQELSRVMAHGILHLIGFKDKTEDEKSKMREAENKALELL, encoded by the coding sequence ATGGATAATATTTACTTTTTTAAAGAGGATTGTCAATTTGACTTAAGGAAACTTAAAAAGCATAAAAAGTGGTTAAATCAGCTTGCAGACCAATATAAGTATGAAATAGCTGAAATTAACTACATCTTTTGTTCAGATGAATATTTACATAAAATCAACTTGGATTATTTAGATCATGACACTTATACTGATATCATCACATTTGATTTAAATGATTCTGAAGAACAAAACAACTTAATTGAATCTGATATCTTCATTAGCATAGATAGAATAAAAGAAAACGCAAATAATTTAAAGATTGGTTTTGAGCAAGAACTCTCAAGAGTAATGGCTCATGGCATACTTCATCTTATAGGTTTCAAAGACAAAACAGAAGATGAGAAATCAAAAATGAGAGAAGCAGAGAATAAAGCTTTAGAATTATTGTGA